Proteins found in one Candidatus Hydrogenedentota bacterium genomic segment:
- a CDS encoding DUF1501 domain-containing protein, producing MTNHIHNFCGRTRREFLWESGCGFGAAALASLLSAEGALARAGSPSTPANPLAPQAAAAAAKA from the coding sequence ATGACCAATCACATCCATAACTTCTGCGGTCGGACGCGGCGGGAGTTTTTGTGGGAGAGCGGGTGCGGGTTCGGCGCCGCGGCGCTGGCGTCGCTGCTGTCGGCCGAGGGGGCGCTGGCGCGAGCCGGGTCGCCCTCGACCCCGGCCAACCCGCTCGCGCCGCAGGCGGCGGCCGCGGCCGCCAAGGCC